Within the Metasolibacillus fluoroglycofenilyticus genome, the region AAACGCTAGGGGAAAAGCTTTCCTTACCGCCATTTTTAGAGCCAAAGCGTGAGCAAATTGAACGCTTAGTACGACCAATTGATACTATACGTAGCACGAAAAATATCGAAAAAGAGTATGAATAAGGGAGCTAATCATATGGAATTTCAACAACTAATTGAGCAACGTCGTTCAGCTAATAACTTTTTATTAGATGTCCTGATTACTGAGGCTGATTTAAAAGAAATTTTTGATGACGTGAAATATACGCCAACAGCTTTTAATTTACAGCATGCGCATTATTACGCTGTGATGGATAAGGAGAAGAAGGAGCAAATACGGGAAGCAGCTAACGGTCAATACAAGGTGCATAGTGCCTCCGCTGTTCTTATCGTAACAGGTGATCGCTATGCCTATCGGCAGACAGAGTGCTTGAATCAAGGGATGCGTGACTTAGGCATCATTACAGAAGGAGAGCTACAAGACCTCATTAAGGAAAATACGGTCTTTTACGAAGGTCGAGGAGAGCAGTTTATGAAGGAGGAGGCTATCCGTAATGCCTCGTTATCTGGGATGATGTTTATGCTGGCAGCTAAAAATCGAGGTTGGGATACATGCCCGATGATTGGCTTTGACCAAGAGAAAGTGCGTGAGCTTATGCAAATTCCTGCTAATCAAGAAGTTGTATTAATGATTACAATTGGCAAGGAAAAGGAAAAAAGTCGCCGTTTAAGAGGCTATCGCAAGCCAGTAAACGAGTTCGTGCAATTTATTTAAGGGGAAAGGCTTCGAAAGAGCAGTGTGGTGGCCTGCTCTTTCGACGCTTTTGATAGTGCTATTTTAAAAAATTCACTCGTTAAAATAGCAAGAAGGTTCTTTGAAAACGAGAGAAACACTGAATTTAGCAGCATTTTTTTGAATTTAAAATAAAATGAGCGTAAAGTGGATTTTTCACTGCGCTGGGGGGAATTTAATCTTTTAAGACAGCCCACGTGCAAAATGAGATATCTTTTTGATGTTTTCACTTTAATGTAA harbors:
- a CDS encoding nitroreductase family protein; protein product: MEFQQLIEQRRSANNFLLDVLITEADLKEIFDDVKYTPTAFNLQHAHYYAVMDKEKKEQIREAANGQYKVHSASAVLIVTGDRYAYRQTECLNQGMRDLGIITEGELQDLIKENTVFYEGRGEQFMKEEAIRNASLSGMMFMLAAKNRGWDTCPMIGFDQEKVRELMQIPANQEVVLMITIGKEKEKSRRLRGYRKPVNEFVQFI